Proteins from a single region of Corylus avellana chromosome ca11, CavTom2PMs-1.0:
- the LOC132166349 gene encoding protein KINESIN LIGHT CHAIN-RELATED 2-like, whose protein sequence is MRKASISLLSQLSRQKLKSFAPLLSRNYVSNPSSFSSSPLISPTHPSLKSCAKTHGLLFNSNQFRTKSVRKMETLVEKPDQLSSGQGKMKEKSELEKAFESAETTEEIIKAFQEMESDFDEKELGMYSWRVAAILELEEEDPEKILSFANRALKVFEKDNQLFSSATVLFIMGSANCRLKRFASSLEYLNRASRVLDRYQPNDDDLCCEDFGRMLFSVQCVLVKVKLELGRTEEALELLRKCVEFKEEMLEKDSSLSRKVGLANRDLAQLYFANLDFEEALPYCLRALEIHEKHLEQNSVDVACARRLLGVIYSVLEEHEKALEQNELSRKVLSNWGQSSDLIDLEILSANVHIALGKYETAINTLRGVVEMTDEDSLTRASVFISMGKALHLQEKIEDSKRCLEIACGILDKKETASPEEVVEAYVKIAMQYESMEEFETAISLLKRPVAFLQKHPHEQPSKGKANAIIGWLLLMTDKLAEAIPHLELAASSLKESYGPKHIMVGYIYNNLGVAYLMLDSRHGCISWPSAAETFAVAKDIIEESLGPHLQDSIMACQNLATAYDFMGSYDLAIEFLQRTIDGMERYESGAEDCLRHARRRLEQVKKKSRGEPLSIRFSTNVFPLRMPYP, encoded by the exons ATGAGAAAAGCTTCAATCTCACTTCTTTCACAGCTCTCTCGTCAGAAACTCAAATCCTTCGCCCCTCTTCTTTCTAGAAATTACGTATCcaatccttcttctttttcttcctcacCACTAATCTCACCCACCCATCCCAGTCTCAAGTCCTGCGCCAAAACCCATGGCTTATTGTTCAACTCCAACCAATTTAGGACAAAATCAGTTCGAAAGATGGAGACCCTTGTTGAGAAACCAGACCAGTTGTCTTCTGGGCAGggaaaaatgaaggaaaaatctGAACTTGAAAAGGCTTTTGAGTCTGCAGAGACCACGGAGGAAATTATCAAGGCTTTTCAAGAAATGGAGTCAGATTTTGATGAGAAAGAGCTAGGAATGTATTCCTGGAGAGTGGCCGCCATCCTagaattggaagaagaggaTCCTGAAAAGATTCTATCTTTTGCAAATAGAgctttgaaagtttttgaaaaagATAATCAACTGTTTTCTTCTGCCACGGTTTTATTTATAATGGGTTCTGCTAATTGTAGATTGAAAAGGTTTGCTAGTAGTTTGGAGTAccttaatagggcttctagggtctTGGATAGGTATCAACCAAATGATGATGATCTTTGTTGTGAGGATTTTGGGCGGATGCTTTTCTCAGTGCAGTGTGTGTTGGTCAAAGTTAAGTTGGAGCTTGGGAGGACAGAGGAGGCTCTAGAGCTTCTTAGGAAGTGTGTGGAGTTTAAGGAGGAAATGTTGGAGAAAGATAGCAGCCTTAGCAGGAAAGTGGGTTTAGCAAACCGGGATTTGGCTCAATTATATTTTGCAAACTTAGACTTCGAGGAGGCCTTGCCATACTGTTTGAGGGCATTGGAGATACATGAGAAGCACTTGGAGCAGAATTCGGTGGATGTTGCGTGTGCTAGGAGGCTTCTTGGGGTCATCTATTCCGTGTTAGAGGAGCATGAAAAGGCGTTGGAGCAGAATGAGTTGTCGCGGAAGGTTTTGAGTAATTGGGGTCAAAGTTCTGATTTGATCGATTTGGAGATTCTTTCTGCTAATGTGCACATTGCACTGGGGAAGTATGAAACTGCTATTAATACTTTGAGGGGTGTTGTTGAGATGACAGATGAGGATAGTTTGACTCGGGCATCGGTGTTTATATCAATGGGGAAAGCGTTGCATTTgcaagaaaaaattgaagactCAAAAAGGTGTTTGGAGATTGCTTGTGGAATTCTTGACAAGAAAGAGACAGCCTCTCCAGAGGAAGTTGTTGAGGCATACGTGAAGATCGCGATGCAATACGAAAGTATGGAAGAGTTTGAAACTGCAATTTCATTGTTAAAGAGACCAGTAGCTTTTCTTCAGAAGCACCCGCACGAACAGCCCTCCAAAGGAAAAGCTAATGCAATAATAGGGTGGTTGCTTTTGATGACGGATAAGCTGGCAGAGGCTATTCCTCACTTGGAGTTGGCAGCGTCAAGTTTGAAAGAGAGCTATGGTCCCAAGCATATTATGGTTGGGTATATCTACAACAATTTGGGCGTAGCATATTTGATGCTAGATAGCCGTCATGGATGTATCTCTTGGCCCTCAGCTGCTGAGACGTTTGCAGTTGCAAAGGACATCATTGAGGAATCTCTTGGCCCTCATCTACAAGATTCAATTATGGCATGTCAGAACCTTGCGACAGCTTATGATTTCATGGGAAG CTATGATCTGGCAATAGAATTCCTGCAACGAACAATTGATGGCATGGAAAGGTATGAATCAGGTGCAGAGGATTGTCTCAGGCATGCCCGCCGACGTCTCGAACAGGTTAAGAAAAAATCCCGGGGTGAACCGTTGTCAATCAGGTTTTCCACAAATGTATTTCCCTTGCGAATGCCCTATCCCTAA
- the LOC132166693 gene encoding protein KINESIN LIGHT CHAIN-RELATED 1-like: MRKASVSILSHLSRYKPKSVAPLLSRNYISGPSSSSSPLVSPTHLKPCFKTNGLLFKPNQFRTNPIRNMDTLVEKPNQLSSRQRKIQEKTELEEAFESANTTEEMLMAFKDMEPAFDERELGLASLKLGLKLDQEGEDTEKVLSFANKALKAFDIDDKLPSLPLAMTLQLMGSANYDLKRFADSLGYLNRANRILGRLELEGISGEDFRPVLHAVQLELANVKTAIGRREEALEHLRTCLEIKEVMLEKDSMELGKANRDLAEAYVAILNFKEALPYCLKALEIHKEHLGQNSVEGAYDRRILGVIYTGLEEHEKALEQNELSRKVLKNLGRSSDLLRAEIDAANMQIALGKYETAINTLKGVVQTADKESKIRALVFITMGKAFCSQEKFVDSKRCLEIACGILDKKETTSPVEVAEAYSEISMQYENMNEFETAISLLKRSAALLQKLPQEQASEGSVTARIGWLLLLTGKVAEAIPHLESAASILKECFGPKHYGVGYIYNNLGAAYLELDRPQSAAQMFAVAKDIMDVSLGPHHADSIEACQNLSKAYDTMRSYALAIEFQQRVIDAWESHGSSAEDELREARRLLEQLKKKACGSSSNDLPMKALPSPHTNVSSGSS; the protein is encoded by the exons ATGCGAAAGGCTTCAGTCTCAATTCTTTCACACCTCTCTCGTTACAAACCAAAATCCGTTGCCCCTCTTCTTTCTAGAAATTACATATCCggtccttcttcttcttcctcaccaCTAGTCTCACCCACCCATCTCAAGCCCTGCTTCAAAACCAATGGTTTATTGTTCAAGCCGAACCAATTTAGGACAAACCCAATTCGAAATATGGACACCCTTGTTGAGAAACCAAACCAGTTGTCGTCTAGGCAGAgaaaaattcaggaaaaaaCTGAGCTTGAAGAGGCTTTTGAGTCTGCGAATACCACGGAGGAAATGCTCATGGCTTTTAAAGACATGGAGCCAGCTTTTGATGAGCGAGAGCTTGGGTTGGCTTCCTTGAAACTTGGCCTCAAACTTGACCAGGAAGGCGAGGATACTGAAAAGGTTCTATCTTTTGCAAATAAAGCTTTGAAAGCTTTTGATATAGATGATAAACTGCCTTCTTTACCTCTTGCCATGACTTTGCAATTAATGGGTTCTGCTAATTATGACTTGAAAAGGTTTGCTGATAGTTTGGGGTACCTTAATAGGGCTAATAGGATCTTGGGTAGGTTAGAGCTAGAGGGTATTAGTGGTGAGGATTTTAGGCCGGTGCTTCATGCAGTGCAGCTTGAGTTGGCCAATGTGAAGACGGCGATTGGGAGGAGAGAGGAGGCTCTTGAGCATCTTAGGACGTGTTTGGAGATTAAGGAGGTGATGTTGGAGAAAGATAGCATGGAACTAGGTAAAGCAAACCGGGATTTGGCTGAAGCATATGTtgcaattttaaactttaaggagGCGTTGCCGTACTGTTTGAAGGCATTGGAGATACATAAGGAGCACTTGGGGCAGAATTCGGTGGAGGGTGCATATGATAGGAGGATTCTTGGGGTTATCTATACTGGGTTAGAGGAGCATGAGAAGGCGTTGGAGCAGAACGAATTGTCGCGAAAGGTTTTGAAAAATTTGGGTCGAAGTTCTGATTTGCTCCGTGCAGAGATTGATGCTGCTAATATGCAGATTGCACTGGGAAAGTATGAAACCGCTATTAATACTTTGAAGGGTGTTGTTCAGACGGCAGATAAGGAAAGTAAGATTCGGGCACTTGTGTTTATCACGATGGGGAAAGCCTTTTGTAGTCAAGAAAAATTTGTGGACTCAAAAAGGTGTTTGGAGATTGCTTGTGGAATTCTTGACAAGAAAGAGACGACCTCTCCAGTGGAAGTTGCTGAGGCGTACTCGGAGATCTCAATGCAATACGAAAATATGAATGAGTTTGAAACTGCAATTTCATTGTTAAAGAGATCAGCAGCTTTGCTTCAGAAGCTCCCGCAAGAACAGGCCTCCGAAGGAAGTGTTACTGCAAGAATAGGGTGGTTGCTTTTGTTGACTGGTAAGGTGGCAGAGGCTATTCCTCACTTGGAGTCGGCGGCATCAATTTTGAAAGAGTGCTTTGGTCCCAAGCATTATGGAGTTGGGTACATCTACAACAATTTGGGCGCAGCCTATTTGGAGCTAGATAGACCTCAGTCAGCTGCTCAGATGTTTGCTGTGGCAAAGGACATCATGGATGTATCTCTTGGTCCTCATCATGCAGATTCAATTGAGGCATGTCAGAACCTTTCAAAAGCTTATGATACCATGAGAAG CTATGCTCTGGCAATAGAATTCCAGCAGCGAGTAATTGATGCTTGGGAAAGCCATGGCTCAAGTGCGGAAGATGAGCTCAGAGAAGCCCGCCGACTTCTCGAACAGCTGAAGAAAAAAGCCTGTGGTTCATCATCAAACGACCTTCCGATGAAGGCATTACCCTCACCTCATACTAATGTCTCTTCCGGGAGCTCATAG